From the genome of Triticum aestivum cultivar Chinese Spring chromosome 3B, IWGSC CS RefSeq v2.1, whole genome shotgun sequence, one region includes:
- the LOC123064972 gene encoding ribosomal protein S7, mitochondrial-like yields the protein MGDFDGEQKELIKKLVNFRMIDGKRTRVRAIVYKTFHRLARTERDVIKLMVDAVDNIKPICEVVKVGVAGTIYDAPGIVARDRQQTLAIRWILGAAFKRRINYRISLEKCSFAEILDAYRKRGISRKRRENLHGLASINRSFAHFRWW from the coding sequence ATGGGGGACTTTGATGGTGAGCAAAAAGAATTGATCAAGAAATTGGTAAACTTTCGCATGATCGATGGTAAAAGAACGAGAGTTCGTGCTATTGTTTATAAAACTTTTCACCGCCTAGCTCGAACTGAACGCGATGTAATAAAACTTATGGTTGACGCCGTAGATAATATAAAGCCGATATGCGAAGTGGTCAAAGTAGGAGTCGCAGGTACTATTTATGATGCTCCTGGGATTGTAGCCAGGGATCGTCAACAAACCTTAGCTATTCGTTGGATCCTTGGAGCAGCTTTCAAACGACGTATAAACTACAGGATAAGCTTAGAGAAATGTTCATTTGCTGAGATACTGGATGCTTACCGAAAGAGGGGAATTTCACGTAAGAGAAGGGAGAATCTTCATGGACTGGCTTCCATCAATCGGAGTTTCGCGCATTTCAGATGGTGGTAA